The genomic region TACCAGGTTTGTTTTCCAGCAAGCTTCTATAGATTGGGGAGCTGTCGCTCTCTAGGTTCACAACAAAAAGGCTGTCTTCCCCGGTGCCTGGCCCGCAGCTGGAATGCTCCGTCCAAGACTCAAACAAATCATAGGCCTGAACCAACTCCGTTTGCCTGAGCTGGTTGGGCCTAGCGCAGCCCAGGAGCAACAGGCGTTTGTAGCTGTCCGCGACGGTGCTGGCCTGCCTTTGCTTCAAGCTGCTGTCTTCTACAGTGACCCCCGAAAGTTTGTTGCGATGCGCAAACCGAAACATGCGATGGCATTCCAACCAACTGTGCGCGGGGCTCGGGCAATAGAGTTGATGAGACCGCAGAATGGTCGAGGCGAGTTCAGACGTTGCACGGTGGATGGCTGTAGTAATCAGTTTGCGGTTCTTATCTAGCCCACCATCGTCCAGAACCTCTAGCAGGCAAAGCTTGTAGCCACTGGCAAGATGTAGTTGAAGCGCATGGGCCAGGTTGGCAATTTTGCGCTGCTTTTCCGGTAAGGCAACCGCAAGCCCCAGGTAATGGCGTGAGAGCTCACTGCAAACGAAGTGAATCTTTTCGCGAATGAGCTCAAGGAATTGCAGGCGGTTTTGGGGCGCGAGAAAAAGTTGATTGAGCTCAATGATCGCGTGGTAGAGCTGGCGCGATACTTCGCCAATATTGGCCATAGGAAGCTGTTTAGTCCATGACCTGAAGGCCTTTGGCGTTGTATCGCAGAACGACAAGCTTGCTATTTTCTGCTCGGGAACACGTAGATCTGGTTTCAGGATCGTGCCTTCCATGAATATGCGCCAATATTAAGACAACGTTTCGTATTCCGGGCTCTCTCATCCGGCACAGCAAATATCGCTGCAGTAAGCCGGTTGATCAGGAAGACTCCGCGAATACATATTTTTACAAAATAGACGGTACTGGACTTTAAAATAGCAAACCAGAACAAGAAAGCTAGAAAGTCATATGTTGACAATGTTTGACATGTGATATTGGGCCAGTTTGGTGCAAACGCCTTTAAAGATCATTAGAAAAAAGGTCGATCGGTGTTTTTGCGGGTTTTCCTGGAATCTCGCGAACCAGTCGTGGAACCAGAAACCCCGGCAGTCTGGACAGCAGTTCTTGAACCAATAGTAGGGCTTCTTTATCTGGAACATCAAAGTGCTGAGCGCCCGCGACCGGATCGAACGCGTGTAGGTAGTAGGGCAGAACGCCCGCCTCAAACAGTGTTTCGCTCAAATTCTCCAACACATCCGCATTATCATTTACGCCCCTGAGAATCACGCTCTGGTTTAGCAGCGTTACGCCCGCTGACCGAAGACGGTTTAGCGCTCGGCGTGTGGCATGATCAATTTCCGCCGGATGATTGACGTGCAACACCATCACGACTGGCACTGGTGTGCTGCTGATCCACTTCAGCAGTGCATCACACACTCGCTGTGGTATCACCACCGGAAGGCGGGTATGCAGGCGTATGCGGCGGATATGAGGGATGTTGCTGATGGCCGAAGCCCACTGGGACAGCAATTGATCACTGACCGCCAACGGATCGCCGCCGCTGAAAATAACTTCATTGATTTCCGGGCTTGCCGCAAGCGTATCCAGCACCCGCTGTCGGTCGGCTGGGCCTAGGCGCTGTTCATCGTAGGGGAAGTGCCGGCGAAAACAGTAGCGACAGTTAATCGCACACTGGCCGGTGACCATCAGCAGGGCACGGCTGCGGTATTTCCGAATCAGGCCCGTGGTCACAATGGCGCCGTCTTCCTCCAGCGGGTCAGTCACAAACCCCTCTGCAGCGCCTGTCTCAAGGTTTAAGGGCAGCACCTGGCGCAGCAAAGGGTCTGCGGCGTTTCCTTTCTCCATGCGTGCCAGAAAAGGCTCGGGAACCCGGGTTTGAAACAACCGGTGCCCCGCTTCGGCCCCAGCCAGCCACTTATCAGCAGGTAGATCCAGCCGCGCAAGCAACTCTTGTGGTGAGGTTATCGAGTCGGAAAGCAATTGTTGCCAGCTCCGATTATCATCGTCTGAAAGCTGGGCTTCTATATGGGCAGGGCTTCGCTGTATCATAGCGGCCTTTGAATTTTAAACAGCATTTTGGCAGGTGGACATTTCATGGCTTCATATTCTAGCAACGAATTTCGCAGCGGTCTCAAGGTTTTGCTGGATGGCGACCCTTGTATCATGCTCGAGAACGAATTCGTAAAACCAGGTAAAGGCCAGGCGTTTAACCGCGTTAAGCTACGCAACCTGATGAACAACCGACAGTGGGAGCGTACCTTCAAATCTGGCGAAAGCCTCGAAGCAGCAGACGTTGTCGAACAGGACATGGAATACCTCTACACCGACGGTGAATTTTGGCACTTCATGCTCACCGACGGCTCTTTTGAGCAGTATCCCGCCGATGCAAAGGCCGTTAGCGAAGCGCTCAAGTGGCTAAAAGAGCAAGATGTTTACACCGTAACCCTATACAACGATGCGCCTCTGATCATCACCCCGCCCAACTTTGTTGAGCTGGAAGTGGTTGAGACCGACCCAGGTATGAAAGGCGATACAGCCCAAGGTGGCTCCAAGCCAGCAACCTTGTCTACCGGCGCCGTGGTAAGCGTACCTCTGTTTATCACCATTGGCGAAGTGCTTAAGGTGGATACCCGCTCTGGCGAGTACGTAAACCGAGTAAAAAGCAGCTGATTTTGATATGAAAAACCAGCCTGACTGGCAACCAGCTGTCGCCCAGGCAGCCCTGAAAAGCCGCGCGCAACAATCAGCCTTCGTGCGCGGCTTTTTTGCACAGCGTGATGTACTGGAAGTCGAAACCCCTGTACTAGGACGCTGCGGCGTAACAGATCCTAACCTCGATGGCATCGCCGCAAAGGTCAGCGCCCAGGGCGTTGAAGGCGGTTGGCTGCAAACTTCTCCCGAGTACCACATGAAACGCCTATTGGCCGCAGGCGCAGGATCTATCTACCAGATATCAAAAGTCTTCCGAAACGGCGAACGCGGCCGCCGCCACAACCCAGAGTTTTCCATGCTGGAGTGGTATCGTATAGGCTTCGACGACACAGCCCTGATGGCAGAAGTCTCCGACCTGGTGTGCGGCTGGCTCAACTGCCCCAGACCAAAGACCACAAGCTATCGCCAGGCAATGATCGACTGGGCAGGCATAGACCCGTTTGTCATCTCCAAAGAAGACCTGCGCCAACGCTGTCGCCAATGGCTGGAACCCGAACAGCTACAAGACCTCAGCCGCGACGGCTGCTTGGACTTGCTAATGAGCTTCGCCGTCGAACCCAACCTAGGTACTGAAGCCCCGATATTCATCACCCAATATCCGGCCTCCCAAGCCTCCCTGGCCAGAATCACCAACGTTGACGGCTTCGACGTAGCGCACAGGTTCGAGCTCTACATCGACGGTCTGGAACTATGCAACGGCTACTGGGAACTCACCTGCGCCGAAGAACAGCGAGCCCGCTTCGAAGCAGACAACCGCTTGCGCCGAGCCGCTAAAAAACCCGAAATGAACATAGACGGAGCCTTCCTGGCCGCGATAGAGCACGGCTTGCCAGGCTGCTCCGGGGTGGCTTTGGGGCTTGATCGTTTACTGATGCTGAAAATGGGAACCCGTGACATTGCAGATGTCATAGCATTCCCACTAGAGCGAGCCTGAATCAGGCGCCAACCAGGCCAAAAGACTCGCCCATGCGAACCGTCTTCCCAGCAATCTGCTCAGCATTCCAGCTAACGCTACCCTTAGGCATAACCATCACCACCGTAGAGCCAAGCCGGAAACGCCCCATCTCCTCGCCTTTGGCAAACGAAAGAGCACTCTCGCCTTCATAGGTAATCGCCTTAACGCCACTGCTATTGGGC from Marinobacter sp. LV10R510-11A harbors:
- the epmB gene encoding EF-P beta-lysylation protein EpmB, coding for MIQRSPAHIEAQLSDDDNRSWQQLLSDSITSPQELLARLDLPADKWLAGAEAGHRLFQTRVPEPFLARMEKGNAADPLLRQVLPLNLETGAAEGFVTDPLEEDGAIVTTGLIRKYRSRALLMVTGQCAINCRYCFRRHFPYDEQRLGPADRQRVLDTLAASPEINEVIFSGGDPLAVSDQLLSQWASAISNIPHIRRIRLHTRLPVVIPQRVCDALLKWISSTPVPVVMVLHVNHPAEIDHATRRALNRLRSAGVTLLNQSVILRGVNDNADVLENLSETLFEAGVLPYYLHAFDPVAGAQHFDVPDKEALLLVQELLSRLPGFLVPRLVREIPGKPAKTPIDLFSNDL
- the efp gene encoding elongation factor P; the protein is MASYSSNEFRSGLKVLLDGDPCIMLENEFVKPGKGQAFNRVKLRNLMNNRQWERTFKSGESLEAADVVEQDMEYLYTDGEFWHFMLTDGSFEQYPADAKAVSEALKWLKEQDVYTVTLYNDAPLIITPPNFVELEVVETDPGMKGDTAQGGSKPATLSTGAVVSVPLFITIGEVLKVDTRSGEYVNRVKSS
- the epmA gene encoding EF-P lysine aminoacylase EpmA yields the protein MKNQPDWQPAVAQAALKSRAQQSAFVRGFFAQRDVLEVETPVLGRCGVTDPNLDGIAAKVSAQGVEGGWLQTSPEYHMKRLLAAGAGSIYQISKVFRNGERGRRHNPEFSMLEWYRIGFDDTALMAEVSDLVCGWLNCPRPKTTSYRQAMIDWAGIDPFVISKEDLRQRCRQWLEPEQLQDLSRDGCLDLLMSFAVEPNLGTEAPIFITQYPASQASLARITNVDGFDVAHRFELYIDGLELCNGYWELTCAEEQRARFEADNRLRRAAKKPEMNIDGAFLAAIEHGLPGCSGVALGLDRLLMLKMGTRDIADVIAFPLERA